One window from the genome of Rufibacter tibetensis encodes:
- a CDS encoding GNAT family N-acetyltransferase has product MTQEVVIREYTLKDKPVILELLMLNTPMYFSPEEEADLTHYLDHEIEQYFVLEYQHQVVGCGGVNFSEDLATGKISWDILHPEHQGKGLGSLLLHYRIKKLQELPHIQTISVRTSQLVYKFYEKQGFQLLEVTKDYWAKGFDMYRMEYVPQQNA; this is encoded by the coding sequence ATGACCCAAGAAGTAGTCATTAGGGAGTATACTCTTAAAGACAAGCCGGTAATTCTTGAGTTGCTGATGCTGAATACTCCCATGTATTTTTCTCCCGAAGAAGAAGCTGACTTAACCCACTACTTAGACCATGAAATTGAACAGTATTTTGTGTTGGAGTACCAGCACCAAGTAGTAGGCTGCGGAGGGGTTAACTTTTCAGAAGATCTGGCTACCGGGAAAATCAGCTGGGATATTCTACACCCCGAGCACCAGGGCAAAGGCTTAGGCAGTCTGCTTCTGCACTACCGGATCAAAAAGCTGCAGGAGTTGCCGCACATTCAAACCATCTCTGTCAGGACTTCTCAACTAGTCTACAAGTTTTATGAAAAGCAAGGCTTCCAACTACTGGAAGTGACAAAAGACTACTGGGCCAAAGGCTTTGACATGTACCGGATGGAGTATGTTCCCCAACAAAACGCCTAA